From one Melospiza melodia melodia isolate bMelMel2 chromosome 4, bMelMel2.pri, whole genome shotgun sequence genomic stretch:
- the LRRC17 gene encoding leucine-rich repeat-containing protein 17, which produces MQVVTIILLLLLCSASDSRRTRNRSLRKNERENILRRASSTVKRNARDLPCDIYTYLHEKYLDCQERKLVFVAPDWPEDIKHMLLARNRIRKLKNNMFSKYKVLKSLDLQQNDISKIESEAFYGLDKLTTLLLQHNQIKILSEEIFIYTPNLNYLRLYDNPWHCSCELETLVTMLQVPTNRNLGNYAKCVHPIELKNQKLKQVKADQLCSEEDRQDPKNIKREKPEPAKPEFDSSLCHMYVFPVTTLNCRRKDLKKVPGNIPPDIAKLDLSNNKIRQLRAKEFEDVSELKILNLNSNGLAYIDPAAFSGLNNLEELDLSNNSLQNFEYGVLEDLYFLKILWLRENPWRCDYNIHYLFYWLKHHYNVHYNGLECKMPEEYKGWSVGKYVRSYYEECPKDKLPVYPETFDLDKDDEEWERHKEQTVQTVKKHGVIVTVIG; this is translated from the exons ATGCAAGTAGTTACTATTATATTACTACTTCTTCTTTGTAGTGCATCTGACTCTAGGAGGACAAGGAATAGGAGTTTGAGAAAAAATGAAAGGGAAAACATTTTAAGGAGAGCATCTAGCACTGTTAAGCGCAATGCCCGAGACCTACCATGTGATATTTACACTTATCTTCATGAGAAATACTTAGACTGTCAGGAAAGAAAATTGGTTTTTGTGGCACCTGATTGGCCAGAAGATATAAAACACATGCTGCTAGCAAGAAACAGAATTCGTAAACTAAAGAATAATATGTTTTCTAAGTATAAAGTGCTGAAAAGTCTGGATTTACAACAGAATGACATATCAAAAATTGAGAGCGAGGCTTTTTATGGTTTGGATAAACTTACCACGCTCTTACTTCAGCATAACCAAATTAAGATTTTATCTGAGGAGATTTTTATTTATACACCCAATCTAAACTACCTTCGTCTCTATGACAATCCGTGGCATTGCAGCTGTGAACTAGAAACTCTTGTTACAATGCTACAGGTTCCAACAAACAGGAATTTGGGAAATTATGCCAAATGTGTGCACCCAATAGAACTGAAAAATCAGAAGTTAAAGCAGGTAAAAGCTGATCAGCTATGTAGTGAAGAGGACAGGCAGGATCCCAAAAACATAAAACGGGAGAAGCCTGAACCTGCCAAACCAGAATTTGATTCCTCTTTGTGCCACATGTATGTGTTTCCTGTGACAACTCTGAACTGCAGAAGAAAAG atTTAAAGAAAGTTCCAGGCAACATACCTCCAGATATAGCTAAACTTGATTTGTCCAACAACAAAATTAGACAGCTACGAGCCAAGGAGTTTGAAGATGTCAGTGAACTGAAGATATTAAATCTAAACAGTAATGGACTAGCATACATTGATCCTG CTGCTTTTTCAGGCCTCAATAATTTAGAAGAGCTGGATCTATCAAACAACAGCTTGCAGAATTTTGAATATGGAGTACTGGAAGATCTTTACTTTCTGAAAATACTGTGGCTAAGAGAGAATCCTTGGAGATGTGATTACAACATACATTATCTTTTCTACTGGCTGAAGCATCACTACAACGTTCACTATAATGGCCTAGAATGCAAAATGCCTGAGGAATACAAAGGATGGTCTGTTGGAAAATATGTTCGAAGTTATTATGAGGAATGCCCAAAAGACAAGCTTCCTGTCTATCCAGAAACTTTTGATCTGGACAAAGATGACGAGGAATGGGAACGACACAAGGAGCAAACAGTTCAGACAGTAAAGAAGCATGGTGTAATTGTCACTGTGATAGGCTAA